Genomic segment of Streptomyces zhihengii:
AGGAACCGGTCGAGGCCCTTGGGCGTGGTGCGGAACTGGACGTAGAAGCGGCTGGTCTTCCAGTTGCTGGTCTCGTAGTAGCCGACCCGCCAGGAGCCCTCGGGGATCGGCACCTCGAAGATGCGGCGCTTCATCTTCGACGGCCACTTGTCGCGCAGGCCGTCCGCCGAGGACTCGGCCTCCTTGTCGCGTCCGCTGTCCCGGCTCTGCTCGGCCGAGATGACCAGATACCCGGCGGGGATTCCGATGAGGAGCACGATCGTGATCGCGGTGAGCCAGCGGCGCACCAGCATGTGCCGCCGGTTCTCCGGCGGCTTCGGCGGGCTGGGCTGTCGGGTCAGCGTGGTCATGAGGGGGGATCCTGGGTGGGACGGACGGAACTCGGACTGCGCAGGGCCTGCGCGTAGCGCTCGTAGCGTTCGTGGCGCTCCACCCGGCGGCGGTTCGCGCGGCGGAAGCGCCGTGCGACCAGCCGGGCGAGGTCGGCCGCTCCGACCATACCGGCCTCGGGGCCGAGCTGGGCCTTGGCGATCCGCGCCTCGGGCCGGTAGCCGCGGCCGGTGAGATGGCGGCGGAAGGCGTCCCGGGCGGGGCCGATGAGCAGGTCGTCGGCCGCGCTGACGCCGCCGCCGATGACGAAGCAGGAGGGGTCGAGCGCGGCGGCGAGATTGGCGATGCCGACGCCCAGCCACTGGCCGATGTCCTGGAGCAGTTCGACGCACATCGCGTCGCCCTCGCGCGCCAGTTCGGTGATCAGCGGGCCGGTGATGTCGCGGACGTTCCCGCCGACCCGGTCGATGATGTTGTAGGCCACCGGCGAGTCGGCCGCGGCCAGCTCCCGGGCCTCGCGCACCAGCGCGTTGCCGGAGCTGTACTGCTCCCAGCAGCCCCGGTTGCCGCACGGGCAGCGGTGGCCGCCGGGCACGACCTGCATATGGCCGAACTCACCCGCGACCCCGTACTTGCCCCGCTTGACCTGGCCGTCCTCCAGGATCGCGCCGCCGATGCCGGTGCCGAGCGTGATCATGACGAGGTGGTCCTCGCCGCGGCCGGCGCCGAAGCGCCACTCGGCCCAGGCGGCGGTGTTCGCGTCGTTGTCGACGAGGACGGGGACGGCGAGCCGGGCCGAGAGCGCGTCGCGCAGCGGCTCGTTGCGCCACGCCAGGTGGGGCGCGAAGAGGACCTTGGAGCGGTCGGCGTCGACCCAGCCGGCCGCCCCGATGCCGACGGCGTGCACGTCGTGGCGGTCGGAGAGGTCGAGCACCAGCTCGCAGATGGTGTCCTCGACGACCTTGGGGCTCTTGGACTTGTCCGGCGTCTCGGTGCGCACCTTCTCAAGGATGACGCCGTCGGCGTCGACGACGCCGGCCATCACCTTGGTGCCGCCGATGTCGATCCCGACGGTGGGGACCCGCGGCGCGGTGAGGTGGGAACGCCGCTCGCGGGTGCCGACGGTCTTGAGGACGGTCGCACGCGCGGCGCCTCGGTGCGTGAAGTCGCGGTACGTGCTCACGTCGTCCCTGCGCTCGTGGGGGGGCTGCTCCGGGTCAGCGGGCGGACGGCGCCCGCCGGGATCCGATGCTAGTCGTTCCGGTCCGGCCCGGGGGCGGGGCCCGCCCGCCCCCGGGCCGGGAGGCGTCAGTCCGTGC
This window contains:
- a CDS encoding ROK family glucokinase; this encodes MSTYRDFTHRGAARATVLKTVGTRERRSHLTAPRVPTVGIDIGGTKVMAGVVDADGVILEKVRTETPDKSKSPKVVEDTICELVLDLSDRHDVHAVGIGAAGWVDADRSKVLFAPHLAWRNEPLRDALSARLAVPVLVDNDANTAAWAEWRFGAGRGEDHLVMITLGTGIGGAILEDGQVKRGKYGVAGEFGHMQVVPGGHRCPCGNRGCWEQYSSGNALVREARELAAADSPVAYNIIDRVGGNVRDITGPLITELAREGDAMCVELLQDIGQWLGVGIANLAAALDPSCFVIGGGVSAADDLLIGPARDAFRRHLTGRGYRPEARIAKAQLGPEAGMVGAADLARLVARRFRRANRRRVERHERYERYAQALRSPSSVRPTQDPPS